One Xiphophorus maculatus strain JP 163 A chromosome 9, X_maculatus-5.0-male, whole genome shotgun sequence DNA segment encodes these proteins:
- the LOC102223894 gene encoding tubulin alpha-1B chain-like, which translates to MRECISIHIGQAGVQIGNACWELYCLEHGIQPDGLMPSDKTAGRGDDSFNTFFSETGSGKHVPRAVYVDLEPTVIDEVRTGTYHQLFHPEQLISGKEDAANNYARGHYTIGKEIIDPVLDRIRKLADQCNGLQGFLVFHSFGGGTGSGFTSLLMERLSVDYGKKSKLEFSVYPAPQVSTAVVEPYNSILTTHTTLEHSDCAFMVDNEAIYDICCRNLDIERPTYTNLNRLMSQIVSSITASLRFDGALNVDLTEFQTNLVPYPRIHFPLVTYAPVISAEKAYHEQLTVAEITNACFEPANQMVKCDPRHGKYMACCLLYRGDVVPKDVNAAIANIKTKRTIQFVDWCPTGFKVGINYQPPTVVPGGDMAKVQRAVCMLSNTTAIAEAWARLDHKFDLMYAKRAFVHWYVGEGMEEGEFSEAREDMAALEKDYEEVGTDSIEGEGEEEGGEY; encoded by the exons atg CGTGAGTGTATTTCCATCCATATTGGTCAGGCTGGGGTCCAGATTGGTAATGCCTGCTGGGAGCTGTATTGCCTGGAACATGGCATCCAGCCAGACGGTCTGATGCCGAGTGACAAGACCGCAGGAAGAGGAGACGACTCCTTCAACACTTTCTTCAGTGAGACTGGTTCTGGAAAGCATGTCCCCCGGGCCGTGTATGTGGACCTGGAGCCCACTGTCATTG ATGAGGTACGCACTGGGACCTACCACCAGCTATTTCACCCTGAGCAGCTGATTAGTGGTAAGGAGGATGCTGCCAACAATTACGCTCGTGGGCACTACACCATCGGAAAGGAGATCATCGATCCTGTTTTGGATAGGATTCGCAAACTG GCTGACCAGTGTAATGGTCTTCAGGGCTTCctggttttccacagctttgGTGGAGGCACTGGCTCTGGTTTCACCTCCCTGCTGATGGAGCGCCTGTCTGTCGACTACGGCAAGAAATCCAAGCTGGAGTTCTCCGTCTACCCGGCTCCGCAGGTGTCCACAGCCGTGGTGGAGCCTTACAACTCCATCCTGACCACCCACACCACCCTGGAGCACTCAGACTGCGCCTTCATGGTGGACAACGAGGCCATATACGATATCTGCTGTCGGAACCTGGACATCGAGCGCCCCACCTACACCAACCTGAACAGACTGATGAGTCAGATCGTGTCCTCCATCACGGCTTCTCTTCGTTTCGACGGCGCACTCAACGTGGATCTGACCGAGTTCCAGACCAACTTGGTGCCTTATCCACGTATCCACTTCCCTCTGGTCACCTATGCCCCTGTCATCTCTGCCGAGAAGGCTTACCACGAGCAGCTGACCGTAGCTGAAATCACCAACGCTTGCTTTgagccagccaatcagatggTGAAATGCGACCCTCGCCACGGCAAGTACATGGCCTGCTGCCTTTTGTACCGTGGAGATGTGGTGCCCAAAGACGTCAACGCTGCCATTGCCAACATCAAAACCAAGCGCACCATCCAGTTTGTGGACTGGTGCCCCACTGGTTTCAAGGTGGGCATCAACTACCAGCCTCCCACTGTGGTTCCTGGTGGAGACATGGCCAAGGTCCAGAGGGCTGTGTGCATGTTGAGCAACACCACGGCCATTGCAGAGGCCTGGGCTCGGCTCGACCACAAGTTTGATCTGATGTACGCCAAGCGTGCCTTCGTTCATTGGTATGTGGGTGAGGGCATGGAGGAGGGAGAGTTCTCTGAGGCCAGGGAGGACATGGCTGCACTGGAGAAGGATTATGAAGAGGTTGGAACTGATTCTATTGAAGgggagggtgaggaagaaggAGGGGAATATTGA
- the LOC102217235 gene encoding tubulin alpha chain-like, producing MRECISVHVGQAGIQIGNACWELYCLEHGIQPDGLMPSDKTVGRGDDSFNTFFSETGSGKHVPRAVFVDLEPTVIDEVRSGTYHQLFHPEQLINGKEDAANNYARGHYTIGKEIIDPVLDRLRKLADQCNGLQGFLVFHSFGGGTGSGFTSLLMERLSVDYGKKSKLEFSIYPAPQVSTAVVEPYNSILTTHTTLEHSDCAFMVDNEAIYDICCRNLDIERPTYTNLNRLMSQIVSSITASLRFDGALNVDLAEFQTNLVPYPRIHFPLATYAPVISAEKAYHEQMTVSEITNACFEPANQMVKCDPRHGKYMACCLLYRGDVVPKDVNAAIANIKTKRGIQFVDWCPTGFKVGINYQPPTVVPGGDIAKVQRAVCMLSNTTAIAEAWARLDHKFDLMYAKRAFVHWYVGEGMEEGEFSEAREDMAALEKDYEEVGTDSIEGEGEEDGGEY from the exons CGTGAATGCATCTCAGTCCATGTTGGTCAGGCCGGCATCCAGATTGGTAATGCCTGCTGGGAGCTGTATTGCCTGGAACATGGCATCCAGCCAGATGGTCTGATGCCGAGTGACAAGACAGTGGGAAGAGGAGACGACTCCTTCAACACTTTCTTCAGTGAGACCGGTTCTGGAAAGCATGTTCCCCGGGCCGTGTTTGTGGACCTGGAGCCCACTGTCATTG ATGAGGTACGCTCTGGGACCTACCACCAGCTATTTCACCCTGAGCAGTTGATTAATGGTAAGGAGGATGCTGCAAACAATTACGCTCGTGGGCACTACACCATCGGAAAGGAGATCATCGATCCTGTTTTGGATAGACTTCGCAAACTG GCTGACCAGTGTAATGGTCTTCAGGGTTTCctggttttccacagctttgGTGGAGGTACTGGATCTGGTTTCACCTCCCTGCTGATGGAGCGCCTGTCTGTCGACTACGGCAAGAAATCCAAGCTGGAGTTCTCCATCTATCCGGCCCCACAGGTGTCCACAGCCGTGGTGGAGCCTTACAACTCCATCCTGACCACCCACACCACCCTGGAGCACTCGGACTGCGCCTTCATGGTGGACAACGAGGCTATCTACGATATCTGCTGTCGGAACCTGGACATCGAGCGCCCCACCTACACCAACCTGAACAGACTGATGAGTCAGATCGTGTCCTCCATCACGGCTTCTCTTCGTTTCGATGGCGCGCTCAATGTGGATTTGGCCGAGTTCCAGACCAACTTGGTGCCTTATCCACGTATCCACTTCCCTCTGGCCACTTACGCTCCTGTCATCTCTGCCGAGAAGGCTTACCATGAACAGATGACCGTATCTGAAATCACGAACGCTTGCTTTgagccagccaatcagatggTGAAATGCGACCCTCGCCACGGCAAGTACATGGCCTGCTGCCTTTTATACCGTGGAGATGTGGTGCCCAAAGATGTCAACGCTGCCATTGCCAACATCAAAACTAAACGTGGGATCCAGTTTGTGGACTGGTGCCCCACTGGTTTCAAGGTGGGCATCAACTACCAGCCTCCCACTGTGGTTCCTGGTGGAGATATAGCCAAGGTCCAGAGGGCTGTGTGCATGTTGAGCAACACTACGGCCATTGCAGAGGCCTGGGCTCGGCTCGACCACAAGTTTGATCTGATGTACGCCAAGCGTGCCTTCGTTCATTGGTATGTGGGTGAGGGCATGGAGGAGGGAGAGTTCTCTGAGGCCAGGGAGGACATGGCTGCACTGGAGAAGGATTATGAAGAGGTCGGAACTGATTCTATTGAAGGGGAGGGTGAGGAAGATGGAGGGGAATATTAA
- the LOC106699679 gene encoding interferon-induced protein 44-like isoform X1, which produces MEVVSWIPWSNSEVQTFLCLVGQERIHRDLDGATRNEKTFREISQLLAAHGYQRTSRQCRDKLKKMKSDYRTIKENRKRSGPNSLKHWKWFEQMDAIYGKRPVSIKMESGLDSTTAVLDPMMDNKCFPSCDGFSTTSHKMADSGAAGCGVLVNGSDSKPAAAAMHANDLNLTQCEVYQVVVTPKETTKIENPWRTLTWNPEKRTELMDTIKAYKPTVSSVPQTRVLLIGPVGAGKSSFFNSINSVFRGHVTSQAIAGSSSTSLTTQFRTYSVKAGREGKPLPIILCDTMGLEESKGAGLDVDDISSILEGHMPNRYQALSFQFNPSEPLHPDTSGYRKSPDLKEKIHCLSYILDATKVFVMPEKLAEKLKAIRQKANLLGVPQLVVLTKVDDSCPLVKENLTNIYRSVYIKEIMQEASTKLGMPLSCIVPVRNYVEELDLDLNSDVLLLSAVIQMLRFADNYFDEISDQLGNLQNKE; this is translated from the exons ATGGAAGTAGTGTCGTGGATACCGTGGTCCAACAGCGAGGTGCAGACATTTTTGTGCTTGGTGGGTCAGGAAAGGATCCACAGGGATCTAGACGGAGCGACTAGGAACGAGAAAACATTCAGAGAGATTTCCCAGCTGCTGGCCGCTCACGGCTACCAGCGAACATCAAGGCAATGCCGAGAtaagcttaaaaaaatgaaaagtgattACCGGACCATCAAGGAGAACAGGAAGCGCAGTGGTCCGAACAGCCTGAAACATTGGAAGTGGTTCGAGCAAATGGACGCCATTTATGGGAAGCGACCAGTCAGCATTAAAATGGAGAGTGGACTGGACTCGACCACTGCGGTACTGGACCCCATGATGGATAACA aATGTTTTCCCTCATGCGATGGTTTTTCTACCACTTCTCATAAAATGGCTGACAGCGGTGCTGCTGGTTGTGGAGTTCTGGTTAACGGAAGTGATAGCAAACCCGCTGCAGCAGCGATGCACGCCAATGACCTGAACCTGACGCAGTGTGAAGTCTACCAGGTGGTGG TGACCCCAAAGGAAACGACTAAAATAGAGAATCCATGGAGGACTTTAACCTGGAACCCTGA GAAGAGGACGGAGCTGATGGACACCATCAAAGCCTACAAACCCACAGTCAGTTCTGTGCCCCAGACTCGGGTTTTGCTCATTGGACCAGTCGGCGCTGGAAAGTCCAGCTTCTTCAACTCCATCAACTCTGTATTCAGAGGCCATGTCACCAGCCAGGCCATCGCTGGCAGCTCTTCCACCAGCCTCACCACTCAG TTTCGGACCTACTCTGTGAAAGCAGGACGAGAAGGCAAACCTCTGCCAATCATCCTGTGTGACACCATGGGCCTGGAGGAAAGCAAAGGGGCGGGGCTTGATGTTGATGACATCAGCAGCATCCTTGAAGGTCATATGCCGAATCGATACCAG GCCCTGTCTTTTCAGTTCAACCCGTCTGAACCTCTGCATCCTGACACCTCCGGCTATCGCAAGTCTCCAGACCTTAAAGAGAAGATCCACTGTTTGTCATACATCCTTGACGCCACCAAAGTCTTCGTCATGCCTGAGAAGCTGGCAGAAAAGCTGAAGGCCATCCGACAAAAGGCCAACTTGTTGG GAGTTCCTCAGCTGGTTGTACTCACCAAGGTTGATGACTCCTGCCCCTTAGTGAAAGAGAATCTGACAAACATTTATAGGAGTGTCTACATTAAGGAGATA ATGCAGGAGGCCAGCACAAAGCTCGGCATGCCGCTGTCCTGCATTGTTCCAGTGAGGAACTACGTAGAGGAACTGGATCTGGACCTGAACTCTGACGTCCTGCTGCTCAGCGCCGTCATCCAGATGCTCCGGTTTGCTGATAACTACTTTGATGAGATCAGCGACCAACTTGGGaaccttcaaaacaaagagTGA
- the LOC106699679 gene encoding interferon-induced protein 44-like isoform X2, with protein sequence MEVVSWIPWSNSEVQTFLCLVGQERIHRDLDGATRNEKTFREISQLLAAHGYQRTSRQCRDKLKKMKSDYRTIKENRKRSGPNSLKHWKWFEQMDAIYGKRPVSIKMESGLDSTTAVLDPMMDNKCFPSCDGFSTTSHKMADSGAAGCGVLVNGSDSKPAAAAMHANDLNLTQCEVYQVVVTPKETTKIENPWRTLTWNPEKRTELMDTIKAYKPTVSSVPQTRVLLIGPVGAGKSSFFNSINSVFRGHVTSQAIAGSSSTSLTTQFRTYSVKAGREGKPLPIILCDTMGLEESKGAGLDVDDISSILEGHMPNRYQFNPSEPLHPDTSGYRKSPDLKEKIHCLSYILDATKVFVMPEKLAEKLKAIRQKANLLGVPQLVVLTKVDDSCPLVKENLTNIYRSVYIKEIMQEASTKLGMPLSCIVPVRNYVEELDLDLNSDVLLLSAVIQMLRFADNYFDEISDQLGNLQNKE encoded by the exons ATGGAAGTAGTGTCGTGGATACCGTGGTCCAACAGCGAGGTGCAGACATTTTTGTGCTTGGTGGGTCAGGAAAGGATCCACAGGGATCTAGACGGAGCGACTAGGAACGAGAAAACATTCAGAGAGATTTCCCAGCTGCTGGCCGCTCACGGCTACCAGCGAACATCAAGGCAATGCCGAGAtaagcttaaaaaaatgaaaagtgattACCGGACCATCAAGGAGAACAGGAAGCGCAGTGGTCCGAACAGCCTGAAACATTGGAAGTGGTTCGAGCAAATGGACGCCATTTATGGGAAGCGACCAGTCAGCATTAAAATGGAGAGTGGACTGGACTCGACCACTGCGGTACTGGACCCCATGATGGATAACA aATGTTTTCCCTCATGCGATGGTTTTTCTACCACTTCTCATAAAATGGCTGACAGCGGTGCTGCTGGTTGTGGAGTTCTGGTTAACGGAAGTGATAGCAAACCCGCTGCAGCAGCGATGCACGCCAATGACCTGAACCTGACGCAGTGTGAAGTCTACCAGGTGGTGG TGACCCCAAAGGAAACGACTAAAATAGAGAATCCATGGAGGACTTTAACCTGGAACCCTGA GAAGAGGACGGAGCTGATGGACACCATCAAAGCCTACAAACCCACAGTCAGTTCTGTGCCCCAGACTCGGGTTTTGCTCATTGGACCAGTCGGCGCTGGAAAGTCCAGCTTCTTCAACTCCATCAACTCTGTATTCAGAGGCCATGTCACCAGCCAGGCCATCGCTGGCAGCTCTTCCACCAGCCTCACCACTCAG TTTCGGACCTACTCTGTGAAAGCAGGACGAGAAGGCAAACCTCTGCCAATCATCCTGTGTGACACCATGGGCCTGGAGGAAAGCAAAGGGGCGGGGCTTGATGTTGATGACATCAGCAGCATCCTTGAAGGTCATATGCCGAATCGATACCAG TTCAACCCGTCTGAACCTCTGCATCCTGACACCTCCGGCTATCGCAAGTCTCCAGACCTTAAAGAGAAGATCCACTGTTTGTCATACATCCTTGACGCCACCAAAGTCTTCGTCATGCCTGAGAAGCTGGCAGAAAAGCTGAAGGCCATCCGACAAAAGGCCAACTTGTTGG GAGTTCCTCAGCTGGTTGTACTCACCAAGGTTGATGACTCCTGCCCCTTAGTGAAAGAGAATCTGACAAACATTTATAGGAGTGTCTACATTAAGGAGATA ATGCAGGAGGCCAGCACAAAGCTCGGCATGCCGCTGTCCTGCATTGTTCCAGTGAGGAACTACGTAGAGGAACTGGATCTGGACCTGAACTCTGACGTCCTGCTGCTCAGCGCCGTCATCCAGATGCTCCGGTTTGCTGATAACTACTTTGATGAGATCAGCGACCAACTTGGGaaccttcaaaacaaagagTGA